Within the Photobacterium swingsii genome, the region AGATGATTCTATTTTTAGAAAAAAATTAATAATCAATGAATATGAGGCAAAGATAGTAAGGAAGATTTATAAACTTGCGCAAAAAGGAAATTATGGAAAGGGCTGGGGGATAAAACAAATAACATCGTATCTAAATGATAATAATATACTTAATCGAGGTAATGATTGGAAGATAAATACTATTCATCGAATCCTTAATAATAGTATTTACTATGGCGATAGAGTATTTGGTAAAAATAGAGTTAAACGAGCAGGTAAAGAAAACCCACTACCTACTATAGTAAACACTCCAGCAATAATATCAAAAAAACTTTTTGATAATGTGCGAGATGAACTTAAATCAAGGGATCTTAAAAATAACAAAGATAAACCTTTGCGCTCTAACTCTCTTTTAACAGGAATAGTAAAGTGTGGGAAATGCAACACTAATCTTGTAATCAGAACAGGGAAAGGCGGAAAATATAAATATTACAGCTGTGGAAAAAGAATTAGAAGCAGTGTTAACTCTTGTACATGTCAGAATATACCAAAACAATTACTTGAAGAGCAAATAAATGAGGCATTAATAAAAAACATTCTTACAAAGGATACTATTGAAAGCATTTTAAAAGAACTTAAGTTACTAATAAAAGCGAATAACACAGAAGAAATAGAACTTAATAGATTAACTAAAAAATTAAAATACAACAAAGCAAACCTTAATGCTTTTTATACAAAACTATTTACTAGTGAAATAGAAGTCGATGACACTGTAAAAGGTTTCATTAATACAGAACAAGGTAAGATTAATGAAATTCAGAGGGAAATTGATAAGATTAAAGTAACGAAAAAAATCACATACAAAAACTTTGGCTCTAACCAAGTAAACATGTTTGTCAAGACAATAAAAAATTTAATAAATTCTGAAAATACAGAAGTCACTAAATCATTCTTGATTGCGATGGGCTTGGAGGTAAGAGTATACCCAAAGAATTAAAGATGAGGGGAAGTCTGTTAGCTTTGCTTCATCTTGTTTCAAGTACAAAAAAGGGCACCTGCGATGAGGTGCCCAGATTCGTTACTGTTTGGCGGAGAGATAGGGATTTGAACCCTAGATACGCTACAAACGTATGCCGGTTTTCAAGACCGGTGCTTTCAACCACTCAGCCATCTCTCCATGAGGCGTATAATAAGGATTTCTCTAAATCCTGTAAAGCATAAAAAGAATAAAAAAGACCAAGCGAACAAGAAACAGACAAGCCGCCTAACTTACGATCACGCCATCAACATTTAGACAGACACAAAATTTTAACTCAATGATTTTAGTTGATTTTAACATGTCTTTTTGGAAGTAAAAATGTGTTATTAAGAAACTTATTGATTCCTGAATGCGTCTCTTAGTTTCATATTAGTAAGCGTGCATTTGAATATACGGCGCGTATAACTCTCGCCCTTTGAATTACCACGCAAATATAACCATTACAATTATGACTAATTTAAACACATTCAAACACTCAGCTTTGGCTATTCTACTCTCAAGTTGCTTTTATACCTCACAGGCATCTGCCGCATCCACGTGTGAAATCAACGCACTTTACACCTCACAAAACCCGCTTCTTACCGTTGAAAGTGCCGATCTCGATTGCCGCAATGAATGGTTTTCAGCTAATGTCACACATGCTCAAACTGTTTTCAGCGATCATCTCGTTGAGCAAGCACAAGTACGCTTATTAAATGAAGTAAACAGCTACCGAGGTGAGCCCAATCAAGCTGTAATTATAAATAACCTTGGTGAATTTATTCGTGCCGCTTACTACGTTCGCTCTAACAATAAGCAGCAGCTTGGTGAATTCTCTGATGCGCTTGATCTAAAGCTTGCTCAAACTATTAATGCTTTTATCACCTCCCCTTATGCGATTAATTATGGTCACGAGCAAAGCTCTGCACTGAAAAGCATGACCATCATGGTAGATAATATTCGCCGTTTACCACTAACAATGGCTAACCAGTTAGCCTTACTGAATCATTTGACCCCTGAAAGCGCTGAACATACCCGTTTCATTGAATCAATGAATGACCTTTTCCGTGCAATGAGCGGCCACACTGGTAATGATGATTTCTATTCAGAACTAGTCAAACACCCTGAATATCTACACCAACTAGAACAGTTTATTTACGATAATGAATGGGCACTAGAAACTAACGCTAGCTTTATTGTAAGTAACGCTTCACGTGAAATGGGCCGTTTATTAGCAAGCCCGCATAAAGAAACGAAACAACAAGTGCTATCGATTCAAAAGAACCTGCTTAAGCGTTATCCATTGGGTGGTAAGAGCGATAAGATTTGGGTTGGCATTGCAGAAATGGTGAGCCACTTTGCACCAGATCAAGCTGAATCTATGGGGCTAAACAATGGCAAAGCGCAGCTTGAAGCCTTAGTGATGCCATTTACCTACCCTTGTGATGGACCTGCTATTGTACGTGCGCAAAAGATGGATCAATCACAAGCGCTAGAAGTCTGTGCAACCCTTAATGAAAAAGAGGCTGACTTCCACCAGATAGTAAATAGCAATGGCGTACCAGTTGCTGATGATCATAACGATAATGTTGAAGTGATTGTATTTGATTCAAATAGCGATTATGTCACTTATTCTAGCTTCCTCTTTGGAAATACAACCAATAATGGCGGTCAGTATTTAGAAGGAAACCCTTCAAACCCAGATAACAAAGCCCGCTTTGTCGCTTACCGCAATGAATACGCTGACGGTTTTAGTATTCTGAATCTAGAACATGAATATGTACACTACCTAGATGGTCGCTTTAATTTATACGGGGATTTTGGCGATGTATTACGTGAAGGTAACACTGTGTGGTGGCTTGAAGGCTTTGCCGAATACATGCATTACAAAGAAGGTTACAACGCTGCAATTGAGCTAGGTAAAACTCATACCTACTCACTGCCAGAAGTAATGGCAACAACCTACTCACACGACACTAACCGAATATACCGCTGGGGATACCTTGCTGTGCGTTTCTTAATGGATAACCACCCAGAAGAGGTTGACCAACTCTTAGTGCTTGGCCGTAATAACAACTTCAAAGCATGGGCACAGAAGAGCCAAACTATTGGTCAGCAGTACAATCAAGAATTTGTCGCTTGGTTAGATACATTAGAAACCACAAGCCAACCAACGACGCCTGGTGGAAAGGAACCCATTGTTTCAGAGCTAGCGCTTAATACTTCAATTACGCTTGAAGGTGAAAAGCACAGCGGACAACAATTCTATATTGACATACCTGAGTTCACTCGCTCACTTGAGCTATCGATTCAAGGTAAAGGCGATGCCGATTT harbors:
- a CDS encoding recombinase family protein, whose protein sequence is MKLAAYIRVSSQNQVEYGDSLTGQEESIYNWAEKNGHTIVRKYIEPGSSAYNDNYRPQFNMMLKDIENDNFDCDAIIVYALSRFARNLISQSAAQSVLDKKSIRLLSVVEPLPEDYDTYRLLSTVIGLMNEMQSSQNSRTVCDRLQDTAEKGYFTGGNIPYGYESINVKDDSIFRKKLIINEYEAKIVRKIYKLAQKGNYGKGWGIKQITSYLNDNNILNRGNDWKINTIHRILNNSIYYGDRVFGKNRVKRAGKENPLPTIVNTPAIISKKLFDNVRDELKSRDLKNNKDKPLRSNSLLTGIVKCGKCNTNLVIRTGKGGKYKYYSCGKRIRSSVNSCTCQNIPKQLLEEQINEALIKNILTKDTIESILKELKLLIKANNTEEIELNRLTKKLKYNKANLNAFYTKLFTSEIEVDDTVKGFINTEQGKINEIQREIDKIKVTKKITYKNFGSNQVNMFVKTIKNLINSENTEVTKSFLIAMGLEVRVYPKN
- a CDS encoding M9 family metallopeptidase, which codes for MTNLNTFKHSALAILLSSCFYTSQASAASTCEINALYTSQNPLLTVESADLDCRNEWFSANVTHAQTVFSDHLVEQAQVRLLNEVNSYRGEPNQAVIINNLGEFIRAAYYVRSNNKQQLGEFSDALDLKLAQTINAFITSPYAINYGHEQSSALKSMTIMVDNIRRLPLTMANQLALLNHLTPESAEHTRFIESMNDLFRAMSGHTGNDDFYSELVKHPEYLHQLEQFIYDNEWALETNASFIVSNASREMGRLLASPHKETKQQVLSIQKNLLKRYPLGGKSDKIWVGIAEMVSHFAPDQAESMGLNNGKAQLEALVMPFTYPCDGPAIVRAQKMDQSQALEVCATLNEKEADFHQIVNSNGVPVADDHNDNVEVIVFDSNSDYVTYSSFLFGNTTNNGGQYLEGNPSNPDNKARFVAYRNEYADGFSILNLEHEYVHYLDGRFNLYGDFGDVLREGNTVWWLEGFAEYMHYKEGYNAAIELGKTHTYSLPEVMATTYSHDTNRIYRWGYLAVRFLMDNHPEEVDQLLVLGRNNNFKAWAQKSQTIGQQYNQEFVAWLDTLETTSQPTTPGGKEPIVSELALNTSITLEGEKHSGQQFYIDIPEFTRSLELSIQGKGDADLYASFDRVAYYYDHDFTSFSHGSNEHVTIAPQANGYIKAGRYYISIDGREAFSNVELLAKAEVENQSSNQGGGQGGGQGGNAGQDDLAPVVLTTDEPINLDVINTRYLAFYVPEGKETVRIWVTPTTQKNENQTNHLSNVDLYAAQSHWPTPEQHDAASRYTGNQEFIELKVNQNGYVHFMLSNNGNKAEVAVYTTAY